The Candidatus Bathyarchaeota archaeon genome includes a region encoding these proteins:
- a CDS encoding PDZ domain-containing protein gives MPTRRRVQDEEAKQGRVEFSFPLLIVRIKTFTRVYDRLGAFGASRPVSWAAIIGMPILASFGLYFIFSSLLTLLTTPAAREIGRELGPQAYVLLPGINPYLPILYGWLAIIAAIMVHEGAHGVIARSLGFRVKSSGLLFFLVIPVGAFVDVDEEQMAKAKPKNSVRVLAAGPGANIAVAIVCLLGVLIITSGLTPVVDGLYVFDVMEGMPAQDAGLQLKDVIISVDELPITNFDDFKAILDDKNPNDTIQITVARGEKWNDQFSTTAKLTEHNGSAYLGVSVGELLTEQRLRTYQKLATETLYLHFMPPTLASGLVPFSGALNDFYTHTLGENWHILANIFFWLWFVNVNVAIFNALPIYPLDGGRAFKSVLKSVLGRRAGGRIASRLTTVVAVILLSAIVMTIVLPFIM, from the coding sequence TTGCCGACTCGCCGGAGGGTTCAAGACGAGGAAGCAAAGCAGGGTAGAGTCGAATTTAGCTTTCCTCTGCTAATAGTTAGGATAAAGACGTTCACGAGGGTGTACGATAGGCTCGGTGCTTTTGGTGCTTCACGCCCAGTCTCGTGGGCAGCTATCATCGGCATGCCAATATTAGCGAGCTTCGGCCTCTACTTCATATTTAGTAGCCTCTTAACATTACTAACAACACCTGCGGCGAGGGAAATTGGACGTGAGCTTGGTCCTCAGGCCTACGTCCTCCTTCCCGGGATCAATCCCTATCTCCCTATACTCTACGGCTGGTTAGCCATAATAGCTGCGATAATGGTTCATGAAGGAGCACATGGTGTGATAGCGAGGAGCCTTGGATTCAGAGTTAAGTCTAGCGGACTTCTGTTTTTCCTAGTCATACCAGTGGGAGCCTTCGTGGATGTAGACGAGGAGCAGATGGCGAAAGCCAAACCCAAGAATTCTGTGAGGGTCTTAGCAGCTGGCCCTGGAGCCAACATCGCTGTAGCCATTGTCTGTTTACTTGGGGTTCTGATTATCACTAGCGGGCTGACCCCAGTTGTCGATGGGTTATACGTCTTTGATGTTATGGAGGGAATGCCCGCTCAGGACGCAGGTCTGCAGTTAAAAGATGTGATTATCAGCGTAGATGAGCTGCCCATAACCAACTTCGATGACTTCAAAGCCATTCTAGATGACAAAAACCCCAACGACACCATACAGATCACTGTAGCAAGAGGGGAGAAATGGAACGACCAGTTTTCCACTACTGCGAAACTGACTGAGCATAATGGCAGCGCCTACCTAGGCGTGAGCGTGGGTGAACTCCTCACAGAGCAACGATTGAGAACATATCAGAAGCTGGCTACAGAGACACTTTACTTACATTTTATGCCACCCACACTGGCCTCGGGGTTGGTGCCGTTCTCAGGAGCATTAAACGACTTCTACACGCACACACTCGGCGAGAATTGGCATATCCTGGCAAACATCTTCTTCTGGCTGTGGTTCGTCAACGTTAATGTTGCAATATTCAACGCCTTGCCAATTTATCCTCTCGACGGAGGGCGAGCATTTAAAAGCGTATTGAAGAGCGTGCTAGGCCGTAGGGCAGGCGGGAGGATAGCTTCTCGATTAACCACTGTTGTGGCTGTCATTTTATTATCCGCTATCGTGATGACCATAGTGCTTCCCTTCATAATGTGA